Genomic segment of Pagrus major chromosome 19, Pma_NU_1.0:
GACCATCGCAAAAAAAAGATACCTTTTAGAAGTCAACTTGACACCACCAGACAAGCTGTGCATATTTTCTATCATAAGGCTGATTTTAACTGAAAAATGGTCCCAGATTTTTAAAACCAGCATAGTGCTTTCAAGACATTTTCACTCAGATCTTTACTGagtttacagtaaaacaagATTATTTTGGTAATTCTGTTAAGGgatgaaaaatgtgttgaaattacAAAGCAAGCTGCTGATTTTACACTAAAATCCCATAAAGTGTAATAATATCATTTAATATAaaatttcattttgtattttttgtattaaatataACTTAacagtattttatatttaattttgacATATTTGATAAGCAAGTCATTTGTAAGTATTtgtgatggattttttttcaatctcTGACTGTcgattaatacatttttaatcggttaaattcttaacaatgattaatcgattaatcattaatcattaacatccctaacTTGAATCATTTTTGTCTACATTTCTATCCACTTTGGTACCCACCCAAATTCAAATTATAAACCCTAAATATAGAAGTGTAATCTGATGATTAAACTAGCCTGGATTACATGTTGGCTATATTACTAAAAGGTTGCAGAAATGAAATTATTACCATTATTAACTCTTGCTGCTTCGACCACTCCAGTACTGCTCAGCAGGGGGCAGGAACAGTTCCAGGGGTTTTCCTGGAGGTTCAGCACCTGATGGCACCAGACAGGGTCAGGTTAAGTGGATTCATAATAACTACTAAATTTCTGAAAGATCTGCAGGTTTACACTTAACAATAATTAGCTGCAGTGTATTTAGGTTGAACTGTAATCATTAAGGAATGAGAGAGAATACAAACTTCAGGTTAAGAAAAGATTGTGTAAAAACAACTGCTAATATGAAGTTTTAACCTTATAATTCATTGTCCTAATAATTATTGAAAGCTACtgaaagattttcagtttaccTGTAGATCTTTGAGTCGGGTGAACAGCTGTGTATGGAGACTTGTCAGCAGGTTGTGGGACACGTTCAGCTCTGTCAGCTTATCTAGACCAGAGAAACACTCTGGGTCCAGGCTGCAGTAACATCCATCAGTAGGATTAGTTGTACGTATATGCAGTATTTATTATATCAGCAGTGGTAGTACTTTAACATCCATACTTATACCAGTGATGTTGTCACACTCTTGGTTAATCAGTAACAAATGTTTTGCCTTATTATATACAAAAAGTGGAGAGCAGATTCCtttatttgtttcttatttACCTGCTGATTTTGTTCCCGGACAGAGACAGCACTTTGAGTTGTGGTACCACAGTGAAGTATTTTGCTGGTATAGCGGTCACCCGGTTACTGTCAAGGTGGAGCTCAACCAGTCCGGGATAAGTAGTCAGGGCTTTTCTGTCATCATCGTTCAGAGTGATCAGGTTCCCCTCAATCACCAGTTTAGTAACACTGGAGCTGTTGTCACCTTGAGGAATGACTTGCAGAGTCTTGTTGGTCAAGTTCTTTACCTGCTGATGGGTAATGGATGGACATTTAATAGACTAAATACACATTCTGAATAAACACTTATAGACAGAGCATAaggaacacaacaaaaacagtaagTTATGATCCAGAAATCACATCATCACTCTGGATCAGACTATCGGCAAAAAACTCATTTCCTCTCACTGAGTACCAACTTCACAAATAGAGTAGAAAGAAGTTCTCCTACCAGTATGTTGTCCTCCACACTCACAACGTTACTTCCCACTACAGTAATTGCTACCACTGCAGTCAACCACTTTAGAAGAGGTCGCCGGCTCCTTTCCATTATCCTaccctggagaaaaaaaacactcaatactTGATATGGAAAATCCTGTTTTCATCACTTTGAGTTCAGAGCTTTGCCTCAACACTGAATCTGCTTTCCATATTCcagtatgtatattttttgcaGGTTATCACAATTCATGCTgttgtttcaacaaa
This window contains:
- the LOC141014877 gene encoding uncharacterized protein, whose protein sequence is MERSRRPLLKWLTAVVAITVVGSNVVSVEDNILVKNLTNKTLQVIPQGDNSSSVTKLVIEGNLITLNDDDRKALTTYPGLVELHLDSNRVTAIPAKYFTVVPQLKVLSLSGNKISSLDPECFSGLDKLTELNVSHNLLTSLHTQLFTRLKDLQVLNLQENPWNCSCPLLSSTGVVEAARVNNAGPEVTCASLEDQAGREFLQAIAVCSTSPPLTSTRQPQKPPTPVGFQPTLASSTILTSQNHINKDQTPVLGNTWKFTACVAVLALFTSTLILCGIKGPSWYKLFHNYRHRRLRQEEEEEEDAVSTVFSETGIYQNHLTFTFEQENEQIEDEEEEEEEEDEYFEDPYIKREE